Sequence from the Pseudomonas sp. 7SR1 genome:
TGGCCTTGACCGGCGGAGATGAAGAACGGCTCGACGACGTGCTCGGCAAGACTCCGGCGCAACTGCCCCAGCCGGCCGAACTCAACGTTCGGCAGATTCCTGCCGATCTGCTGCGCCAGCGTCCGGACCTGGCTTCCAGCGAACGGGAACTGGCGGCGGCGAACGCCGAGATCGGCGTGGCCCAGGCCGACCGGCTGCCGAGCCTGAGCCTGTCCGGTACGTTTTCGGTCGGCGATACCGTGGGCCAGCACAACCGATCCTGGTCGCTGGGGCCGGTGCTGTCTGTGCCCCTGTTCGACGGCGGCAAGCGCCGCGCGGCGGTGGAAGGGGCGCGGGCCTCTTATGACGCAGCCCTGGCGGTCTATCGCCAGACATTGCGCACCAGCGTCATGGAAGTCGAACAGGCCCTGGTGCGCCTGGATGCGGCGCGGCGGCGGGAGTCGGATGTCGAGCGTTCCACCGCCGGTTTCCGCGAGTCGTTCCAAGCCATCGACCGTAATTGGCAGGCAGGCAGCGTGAGCCTGCTGGACCGTGAAACCGCGCGCCGCCAGGCCCTGACGGCGGAAATCGAATTGATCACCTTGCAGCAGGACCAGGTCCGCTACTGGATCGCCCTGTACAAGGCCCTGGGAGGCGGATGGCAACTCGGTCAACCGCTTGCGCGACACCCGGCAACGAACGGAGGGGGAGCGTGAGGACGAAATCGGGCAAGATTCTGCTGGCCGTTGCCGTGCTTACGGTCGTGGCGATATTCATGACCCTGCGCCGTGGTGCCGAGCCGGCCGTGGCCGCCCCCACCGTCAGCAGCCTGAGCGTGGAAGTCGTCCAGGCGCGGCGGCAGGTCTGGCCGCAGCTGCTGTTCGCCAATGGAGCCCTGGCTCCCTGGCAGGAAGCGGTCATCAATGCCGAGACCGGCAACCTGCGCATCGCCAGCCTCGAAGCCGACGTGGGCAGCCGGGTGAAGAAAGGCCAGTTGCTGGCAACGCTGGCCTGCGATGCGGTACTGGCCGAAGAGCGCAAGCAGACAGCGCTGGTCGCCCAGGCCGTGGCGAATCTGGAGCAGGCCCGGTCCAACGATCGCCGGGCCAGGGTCGTCGGCCAGGGCGGGGCCCTGTCGGAGCAGCAGCGCGAAGAGTATCGGATCAAGGTGGCCCTTGCCGAAGCCGACCTGGCCGGCGCCAGGGCTGAATTGCAAAGTACCCGGATCCGCTTGCGGCAGACGCGGATCGTGGCGGTGGACGACGGCATCGTTTCCGCCCGCACGGCATTGCTCGGCAAGGTGGTGGCGGCCGGCGACGAGCTGTTTCGCCTGGTGCGCGACGGCCGTATCGAGTGGCAGGCCGAGCTGGACGCCCGTCAGT
This genomic interval carries:
- a CDS encoding efflux RND transporter periplasmic adaptor subunit, with the translated sequence MTLRRGAEPAVAAPTVSSLSVEVVQARRQVWPQLLFANGALAPWQEAVINAETGNLRIASLEADVGSRVKKGQLLATLACDAVLAEERKQTALVAQAVANLEQARSNDRRARVVGQGGALSEQQREEYRIKVALAEADLAGARAELQSTRIRLRQTRIVAVDDGIVSARTALLGKVVAAGDELFRLVRDGRIEWQAELDARQLAQVQPGQVARLTLPGGQSLEGRVRLVSPTLNTKTSRALVYVSLPTDSPAQAGMYASGQIELAAREALTVPDTAVILRDGRSYVFTLNDDMRVVQRPVTVGRRLQQAVEILGGLDEPARIVRAGGAFLNDGASVSLVQSQVAQP